The Prosthecobacter algae genome includes a region encoding these proteins:
- a CDS encoding TonB-dependent receptor domain-containing protein — protein sequence MDQTREDIFKGTGEEEQSYDVWLPSLGLLYEITEPFVAYGNVSRSFAPPSFGDSFNPTIQNSSASLGASNSWTYEIGVRGKPVSWLTSDVGIFYTNFQDQVVVSSGTVSNFNTRTFGLETNFEIEFFQLVNAIKGRGLYEGAHEVTLQLGGTLVDSKIQDGPFDGNEVPYVARTVGIFGIQYDYKDRFSFVVQGRYIGDQFADAANTFDENAIGTVGQLNAYTTLDVKALWKVNDRLSLKAGVNNLFDESYGTQRRTGSQRGIFPGVCRTAYVGATLTF from the coding sequence ATTGATCAGACCCGGGAGGATATTTTCAAGGGCACAGGCGAAGAAGAGCAAAGCTACGACGTCTGGCTGCCGAGCCTGGGATTGCTCTATGAGATCACGGAGCCTTTTGTCGCCTACGGTAATGTGAGCCGTTCGTTTGCTCCACCTTCTTTCGGAGACTCCTTCAATCCGACGATTCAGAATTCCTCGGCATCGCTGGGAGCATCCAATTCATGGACGTATGAGATCGGTGTGCGTGGCAAGCCTGTCTCATGGCTGACCTCGGATGTTGGCATCTTTTACACGAATTTTCAAGACCAGGTCGTGGTGTCCTCCGGTACAGTCAGCAATTTCAACACCCGCACGTTTGGTCTGGAGACCAACTTTGAAATTGAGTTCTTCCAGCTGGTCAACGCCATTAAAGGTCGCGGCCTTTATGAGGGGGCCCACGAAGTGACTTTGCAACTTGGTGGCACCTTGGTGGATTCCAAAATCCAGGATGGCCCCTTCGATGGCAATGAAGTGCCCTATGTGGCTCGCACGGTCGGCATCTTTGGGATTCAGTATGATTACAAAGACCGTTTCAGCTTTGTCGTCCAGGGCCGCTACATCGGTGATCAGTTTGCCGATGCCGCCAATACTTTTGACGAAAACGCCATTGGCACCGTGGGCCAGCTCAATGCCTACACCACCCTCGACGTGAAGGCTCTTTGGAAGGTGAACGACCGTTTGTCTCTCAAGGCTGGCGTGAACAACCTCTTCGATGAAAGCTACGGAACACAGCGCCGTACCGGCTCTCAGCGCGGCATTTTCCCAGGCGTCTGCCGTACGGCCTATGTGGGTGCCACCTTGACCTTCTGA
- a CDS encoding TonB-dependent receptor family protein, translating into MAADLKQKLEQRRLKQSGSVEVVTPEQLALQAPGNLGEILVRIPSVQYIDEDGRGTKPNVGIRGLNPQRSQFTLLLHDGVPVQPSMYSENAGYYGVPAERVGGIEVIKGGAALRHGPHTVGGVVNFLSRDISSEPMSVTLDTRYDSNGSYLGNIAVNGTIDRLQYSVEYMHSGGSGFRDNLGFEIDDLDIRLAYQINDIHRVIGHFAYYDEMSETPGGLLPSEFAHDPSFSSKPNDNFYGNRVAGDIRTISQFDENNRLELLFYASYFSRDWYLQNYANANSTSNALANNNEQALRDFAVIGFEPKYSLKYELGSFKDNELTLGGRFYRDDAKRRTKTGNSGRAREDNSVLKSSDYLTTTVYAGWLENRFQITDKFAITPGVR; encoded by the coding sequence ATGGCTGCTGATCTCAAGCAAAAGCTGGAGCAGCGCAGGCTGAAGCAGTCTGGCAGTGTTGAAGTCGTCACGCCTGAGCAGCTGGCCCTTCAGGCCCCAGGAAATCTGGGGGAAATTCTCGTCCGTATTCCGTCTGTGCAATACATTGATGAAGATGGCCGTGGCACCAAACCCAATGTTGGCATTCGTGGTCTGAACCCACAGCGCAGCCAGTTTACCCTGCTGCTACATGACGGTGTGCCGGTGCAGCCCTCCATGTATTCTGAAAATGCGGGTTATTATGGTGTCCCAGCAGAGCGTGTTGGTGGCATTGAGGTCATCAAAGGCGGTGCCGCCTTGCGCCATGGCCCGCATACGGTAGGCGGCGTGGTGAATTTTCTCTCGCGGGACATCTCCTCCGAGCCGATGAGCGTTACCCTGGATACTCGCTATGACAGCAACGGTTCCTATCTCGGCAATATTGCGGTGAACGGCACCATCGACCGTCTCCAGTACTCCGTGGAGTATATGCACTCCGGCGGTTCTGGTTTCCGAGACAATCTGGGCTTCGAAATTGATGATCTGGACATTCGTCTGGCCTATCAGATCAACGACATCCATCGTGTCATCGGTCATTTCGCGTACTATGACGAGATGTCTGAAACCCCTGGAGGCCTCCTGCCATCCGAGTTTGCTCATGACCCTAGTTTCAGCTCCAAGCCAAATGATAATTTCTACGGCAACCGTGTTGCAGGCGACATTCGCACCATCAGCCAGTTCGATGAAAACAACCGCTTGGAGCTGCTTTTTTATGCCTCTTATTTCAGCCGCGACTGGTACCTGCAAAACTACGCCAATGCCAACAGCACCAGCAATGCCCTGGCCAATAACAATGAACAGGCCCTGCGCGACTTTGCTGTCATTGGCTTTGAGCCTAAGTACTCGCTCAAATACGAGCTCGGTTCTTTCAAAGACAATGAACTGACCCTTGGGGGCCGCTTCTACAGAGACGATGCCAAACGCCGCACTAAGACCGGCAATTCAGGACGTGCTCGTGAGGACAATTCCGTGCTCAAGTCCTCTGATTACCTTACCACCACCGTGTATGCTGGCTGGCTCGAAAATCGTTTCCAGATCACGGACAAGTTTGCCATCACTCCAGGGGTCCGCTAA
- a CDS encoding glycosyltransferase family 2 protein — MNPLSHTKWHSAASPSVSLVIPFYNEEESVQSVLTEACLAMEALGCTYEIIAVDDGSQDATRLQSAALTQRWPALRVLAFDKNRGQAAALLDGLREAQGETLLTMDGDGQNDPGDIARLLHVLNTTHADMVAGVRAKRQDGWLRRRMSRIANSVRQRILHDGVRDTGCALKAFRREVCGAFIPIRTLYSFMPALTVAAGFRVVELEVNHRIRQTGVSKYGLGVMLWRPLVDMLGVWWFTQRRFQEIRPSGFTSTPLCP; from the coding sequence GTGAATCCCTTATCTCACACCAAATGGCACAGCGCCGCCAGCCCTTCAGTATCATTAGTTATTCCCTTTTATAATGAGGAAGAAAGTGTCCAATCCGTACTCACCGAGGCCTGTCTGGCCATGGAAGCGCTGGGATGCACCTATGAAATCATCGCTGTGGACGATGGCAGCCAGGATGCCACTCGCCTGCAATCTGCGGCCCTGACGCAGAGATGGCCCGCCTTGCGAGTGCTTGCCTTTGATAAAAACCGGGGTCAGGCGGCAGCGCTGCTTGATGGATTGAGAGAAGCGCAGGGGGAGACTCTTCTCACCATGGATGGAGATGGGCAAAATGACCCTGGAGACATCGCCAGGCTGTTGCATGTTTTGAACACAACTCACGCCGACATGGTGGCTGGCGTGCGGGCCAAACGGCAAGACGGCTGGCTCCGCCGACGGATGTCGCGGATTGCCAATTCTGTCAGGCAAAGGATTTTGCATGATGGAGTCAGAGACACAGGCTGCGCCTTGAAAGCCTTTCGTCGCGAGGTTTGTGGGGCCTTCATTCCAATCCGCACGCTTTACTCGTTCATGCCGGCACTGACCGTGGCGGCTGGCTTCCGCGTGGTAGAACTGGAGGTCAATCATCGGATCCGACAAACGGGAGTTTCCAAGTATGGCCTGGGGGTGATGCTCTGGCGACCTCTGGTAGACATGTTGGGCGTATGGTGGTTCACACAGCGAAGATTCCAGGAAATCAGGCCCAGCGGCTTCACTTCCACCCCGCTTTGCCCATGA
- a CDS encoding glycosyltransferase family 39 protein, whose protein sequence is MINLLKHSSWLLFAAAMFFTLLGQRGLNEPDEGRYAEIAREMSLDGDWLIPHMNGLPHFQKPPVIYWFTALSLQIFGHNEWAARLPSALMALGTVTLVFMLARLLLPGRNGGENAALVLTTLAGFFAMSRLLTPDMTMTFWITAAITAAVHQRHWLFFILMGTGFLTKGPMALVVPISAILGWQVFCKPHERLHLQWWRGLALTLAISLCWFVMLSIQDPSLFEYFWRYELMERFGSANHGRAKPFWFFLVVLPLATLPWILTLPLRRIWKKCCSWHFNAWQGLLLGWTIPPLIILSFSGSKLPTYVLPLMPAFALTVAATSPDLRRSWSLALPTAACLLLGDFVVAQCNEHLGVQASSRELAQLLRTQETDEDEAILFACETRTEGLAFYTEHLMNITRREADCVMQPTPVQAEHIYPSLSDCIQRLTDGPPAHGIVKTTRFEKMFDQKKWRIIGRSGAFCLVANHPIHTSAKKPFPHNHIAPPNPSAD, encoded by the coding sequence ATGATAAATCTTCTGAAACACAGTTCCTGGCTGCTGTTCGCCGCAGCGATGTTTTTCACCCTGCTCGGTCAAAGAGGTCTGAATGAACCCGATGAGGGCCGTTATGCGGAAATTGCTCGGGAGATGAGCCTGGATGGAGACTGGTTAATCCCACACATGAATGGGTTGCCGCATTTCCAAAAACCACCTGTCATCTACTGGTTCACGGCTTTGAGCCTGCAGATCTTTGGACACAATGAATGGGCAGCCCGCTTACCTTCTGCCCTCATGGCTTTGGGCACCGTTACTTTGGTCTTTATGCTTGCCCGTCTTCTCCTTCCAGGCAGGAATGGGGGTGAAAACGCTGCGCTTGTCCTAACCACTCTGGCCGGTTTTTTTGCCATGAGCCGCCTGCTCACCCCGGACATGACCATGACTTTCTGGATTACTGCAGCCATCACAGCGGCAGTCCATCAAAGACACTGGCTGTTTTTCATTCTCATGGGGACAGGCTTCCTGACCAAAGGTCCTATGGCCCTTGTCGTGCCTATCAGTGCGATTTTAGGGTGGCAGGTCTTCTGCAAGCCCCACGAAAGGCTGCACCTGCAATGGTGGCGAGGGCTGGCCCTTACTCTGGCCATCAGCCTCTGTTGGTTCGTCATGCTTTCAATCCAGGATCCATCGCTTTTCGAGTATTTCTGGCGTTATGAGCTTATGGAACGCTTCGGGTCAGCCAACCATGGGAGGGCGAAACCCTTCTGGTTTTTCCTCGTCGTCCTCCCGCTCGCCACCCTGCCTTGGATCCTCACATTGCCACTGCGGCGCATCTGGAAAAAGTGCTGCTCATGGCATTTCAATGCGTGGCAAGGTCTGCTGTTAGGCTGGACGATCCCCCCGCTGATCATCCTCTCATTCAGCGGATCCAAACTGCCAACTTACGTCCTCCCATTGATGCCGGCCTTCGCATTAACAGTCGCAGCGACTTCGCCAGACTTGCGCAGAAGTTGGTCCCTTGCTTTGCCCACAGCAGCCTGTCTGCTTTTGGGAGACTTCGTGGTAGCTCAATGCAACGAGCACCTCGGCGTGCAAGCCTCCAGCAGGGAGCTTGCCCAATTGCTCCGAACTCAGGAAACCGATGAGGATGAAGCAATTCTTTTTGCATGTGAAACACGGACCGAAGGCCTGGCCTTTTATACTGAGCATCTGATGAACATCACCCGTCGAGAAGCGGACTGTGTGATGCAACCGACGCCTGTCCAAGCAGAACACATTTACCCTTCCCTTTCGGATTGCATCCAGCGCCTAACAGACGGACCTCCAGCACACGGCATTGTAAAGACCACACGCTTTGAAAAAATGTTCGACCAGAAAAAGTGGCGAATCATCGGCCGCTCTGGGGCCTTTTGTTTAGTGGCTAACCACCCTATCCACACATCTGCAAAAAAACCGTTTCCGCACAATCATATCGCGCCACCAAATCCATCTGCTGACTAA
- a CDS encoding transposase domain-containing protein yields the protein MDPWAYLRDVLTRLPTMPNRQVKDSTRCNLGRGPKDETRSRVAISTPPSTCFSRCFG from the coding sequence CTGGATCCCTGGGCGTATTTGCGCGATGTGCTGACCCGTCTGCCAACCATGCCCAACCGACAGGTCAAAGACAGCACGCGTTGCAACCTGGGCAGAGGCCCGAAAGACGAAACAAGGAGCCGCGTAGCTATCAGCACACCTCCGTCAACCTGCTTCAGTAGGTGCTTCGGGTGA
- a CDS encoding glycosyltransferase family 9 protein: MFSLLCRMINITQKKIVLRAPGFLGDEVVFTGVVREIKRATGWTLRINTTREALWYYNDSVEGFGSNGNEDLIMEKDFCPPYHQMSQVPVHYLEQYIRNMRAVLGLTEPYRVSKFSGDVVLSGKEMRSPLPGLPPRYWLIVAGWKPGVPAKAWPTECYQEVVNSLRGKIQFVQAGSRTSWHPPLNNVVNLVGATSLRELIQLIYHAEGIVCPITSIMHLAAAIPANPVSGFAIRPCVVIGGGRESPHYINYPMHRVLSTVGQLRCCASSACGKTNFSPGQCPSPIPVRGEVVPKCMTLIRPSDVVSAIEFYYRGQVALPPRLGRVEVLLNRLHLLDDTEGCSPKKGLIVGDIRGRVSSQLLRGNGQVEITCVNSLGSDSMPGTAQGSQKRSMMETYAHTRQETEFARSRCNMVMPSEQKDIHGLGSKFDFVFVEAQNDIAQLSDMLQQLYGKISPGGFLMGTCRNKDLVHGAVSKFAAANGLTMVAEKDNCWVMHRPGTQPSFER, encoded by the coding sequence ATGTTTTCGCTTTTGTGTCGAATGATTAATATTACTCAGAAGAAGATCGTTCTGCGCGCCCCTGGTTTTTTGGGAGATGAAGTTGTTTTCACAGGTGTCGTTCGTGAGATCAAGCGAGCCACGGGATGGACGCTTCGCATAAACACCACCCGAGAAGCACTTTGGTACTATAATGATAGCGTTGAAGGATTCGGTTCGAACGGCAATGAGGACCTAATTATGGAGAAGGATTTTTGTCCGCCTTATCACCAAATGAGTCAGGTTCCTGTGCACTATCTCGAGCAATACATTCGTAATATGAGGGCGGTTTTAGGTTTGACTGAACCTTATCGTGTGAGCAAGTTTTCAGGCGACGTTGTACTAAGCGGAAAGGAAATGAGGTCTCCGCTTCCTGGCCTTCCCCCTCGTTACTGGCTCATAGTCGCGGGTTGGAAGCCCGGTGTGCCAGCAAAGGCCTGGCCAACGGAATGCTATCAGGAAGTGGTCAATTCGTTGCGCGGAAAAATTCAATTTGTGCAAGCAGGTAGTAGGACAAGTTGGCACCCTCCGTTAAACAACGTCGTTAATTTGGTTGGTGCTACATCGCTGCGTGAGCTCATACAACTCATTTACCACGCTGAGGGTATTGTGTGTCCAATCACTTCAATTATGCACCTAGCTGCAGCGATTCCCGCAAATCCGGTGTCAGGTTTCGCCATCCGCCCTTGTGTTGTTATCGGCGGTGGACGCGAGTCGCCTCATTACATCAACTATCCGATGCATCGGGTCTTGAGCACAGTAGGTCAGTTGAGATGCTGTGCATCCTCCGCCTGCGGTAAGACGAACTTCAGCCCGGGCCAGTGTCCATCTCCCATTCCTGTGCGCGGAGAAGTCGTCCCTAAATGCATGACGTTGATCAGACCTTCTGATGTTGTTTCTGCAATTGAATTTTACTACCGAGGGCAAGTTGCTCTACCTCCGCGTCTAGGGCGCGTTGAGGTCTTGCTTAACCGTCTTCATTTACTTGATGACACAGAGGGGTGCAGTCCAAAGAAAGGGCTAATTGTGGGAGATATTCGTGGAAGAGTATCTTCGCAGTTGCTTCGAGGAAATGGTCAGGTGGAGATTACATGCGTCAATAGCCTCGGATCCGATAGCATGCCTGGTACTGCGCAGGGAAGTCAAAAGAGGTCAATGATGGAGACCTACGCTCATACTCGTCAAGAGACCGAATTTGCGCGTTCACGTTGTAACATGGTCATGCCCAGTGAACAAAAAGATATTCACGGGTTAGGGTCCAAATTTGATTTTGTCTTCGTAGAGGCTCAAAACGACATAGCGCAATTGAGTGACATGCTACAGCAACTCTATGGCAAAATTAGTCCTGGCGGCTTCCTAATGGGCACGTGTAGAAACAAAGACTTAGTCCATGGGGCGGTAAGCAAGTTTGCCGCAGCGAATGGACTTACGATGGTGGCTGAGAAGGACAACTGCTGGGTGATGCATCGTCCCGGGACGCAACCCAGCTTTGAGCGCTAA